From the Brachyhypopomus gauderio isolate BG-103 chromosome 5, BGAUD_0.2, whole genome shotgun sequence genome, one window contains:
- the duox gene encoding dual oxidase 1 isoform X3 gives MGPKFGNAWANENIFTVAEGIIWFRYHNYLASRLYEEHPSWSDEELFQNARKRVIATFQNIAFYEWLPAYLGASVPPYPGYQQYLDPGISAEFHVAAVRFGLTLVPPGVYMRNRTCHYRSVVNSDGSTSPAVRLCNSFWNRNNPNLKFGQDVDDLIMGMASQVAEREDNIIVEDLRDYMYGPLQFSRSDAVALTIQRGRDFGLPSYNQVREALDMPPVQAWGEINPKLNQTNPQLFEKLSELYGDISSLELFVGSLLESGEVPGPVTSAIILDQFERIRNADRFWFENKLNGLFTEEEIQAIRNTSYHDIILSVTSAESGDVQKNLFFWLNGDPCPQPRPVTDSVLQPCTKASSMSYFDMSSKVGYGISVIVLFIFPLVSFLAAWAVAYIRAARYRRFLRKTRGPTKDKEPACGTTACEWQGESGLPRQVSLVVDEKKRLQIYGENGSLLRCHKLGTQDHLEILLSNDRQRRALLLKIPKEYDLVLFFEDDVQRSEFLRNLRCDREEVTKSLRVTELSERDLLSEAVTKEQRDQIVETFFRHAFAKILDIDRSDAGDLSCVSSKRTREALQCELTGAEFADALGLRPDSHFVESMFSLADKDGNGYLSFQEFIDVVIIFMKGTPEEKSKLLFSMHDIREDGFLSKQEFCSLLRSFLEISSNILSKSQADDAIEAMLQAAGFDNKDHITWEDFHRLLQDYENVLQFAQLNIKGLETHSKNRRNLQHRVSFINIGEKTDSTAEKDGDFVYSCPGDEGQELRQRKKLGLCSPKVYVKPQRNRYIRSPVQQKIQEFKRFVENYRRHIVCLVIIYGITAGLALERCYFYGLQADSSGIPETSIVGIIVSRGSAAAISFLFPYMLLTVCRNLITMCRETFLNRYVPFDSAIDLHRLMAMTAIVLTVVHSLGHVVNIYIFCVSDLSILACLFPKVFSNNGSELPAKWTFWFFQTVPGRKLITSSVYVLVKYCRVTFWYLQGLQMCVRLFSLTGLTGIILLFILAFMYVFASQYFRRISFRGFWITHYLYVLIYALTMIHGSFALLQEPRFHIYLIPPALLFLLDKLISLSRKKVEIPVLKAELLPSGVTYLEFKRPQGFTYRSGQWVRVACLELGTDEYHPFTLTSAPNEENLSLHIRAVGPWTSKLREIYNPDRLHELGAYSKLYLDGPFGEGHQEWKDFEVSVLVGGGIGVTPFASILKDLVFKTSVKFKVQCKKVYFIWVTRTQRQFEWVSDIIREVEEMDAQELVSVHIYITQLAEKFDLRTTMLYVCERHFQKVWNRSLFTGLRSVTHFGRPPLLAFFSSLQEVHPEVGKIGVFSCGPPGLTKNVEKACQQMNKRDQAHFIHHFENF, from the exons ATGGGCCCCA AGTTTGGGAATGCCTGGGCCAATGAGAACATCTTCACAGTAGCTGAGGGGATTATTTGGTTTCGGTACCATAATTACCTCGCCTCTCGACTGTACGAGGAACACCCGTCGTGGTCAGACGAGGAGCTTTTTCAAAATGCCAGGAAGAGGGTTATTGCCACATTTCAG AATATTGCATTCTATGAGTGGCTACCTGCATATCTAGGAGCTTCAGTGCCTCCATATCCAG GTTATCAGCAATATCTGGATCCAGGGATCTCTGCAGAATTCCATGTTGCAGCTGTCAGGTTTGGGTTGACTCTAGTGCCCCCTGGTGTCTATATGAG AAACAGAACTTGTCACTACAGGAGTGTGGTGAACTCAGATGGAAGTACGTCTCCAGCAGTACGCTTGTGCAATAGTTTCTGGAACAGAAAT AACCCAAATCTTAAATTTGGCCAGGACGTGGATGATCTGATCATGGGCATGGCTTCTCAAGTCGCAGAAAGAGAGGACAACATAATTGTTGAGGATTTAAGAG ACTACATGTATGGCCCATTGCAGTTCTCACGCTCTGATGCAGTCGCTTTGACCATCCAGAGAGGGCGAGACTTTGGTCTGCCCAGCTATAACCAGGTCAGGGAAGCTCTTGACATGCCACCAGTCCAGGCCTGGGGAGAGATAAATCCCAAACTAAACCAGACAAACCCCCAG CTGTTTGAGAAGTTGTCTGAGCTGTATGGCGACATCTCCAGCCTGGAGCTGTTTGTGGGGTCTCTGCTGGAGTCAGGCGAGGTACCAGGCCCTGTGACCTCTGCCATTATCCTGGACCAGTTTGAACGCATCAGGAATGCCGACCGCTTCTGGTTtgaaaataagctcaatgg TTTATTCACAGAAGAGGAGATCCAAGCTATCCGCAACACCTCATATCATGACATCATTCTCTCTGTCACAAGTGCCGAAAGCggagatgttcaaaagaatttgTTCTTCTGGTTAAACG GAGACCCCTGCCCCCAGCCTCGTCCAGTCACAGACTCTGTTCTTCAGCCTTGCACTAAAGCATCTTCTATGAGCTACTTTGACATGAGCAGCAAAGTCGGTTATGGAATTTCAGTGATTGTCCTTTTCATATTTCCCTTGG TAAGTTTCCTCGCAGCCTGGGCAGTGGCCTACATCCGAGCAGCCAGGTACAGGAGGTTCCTGAGAAAGACCAGAGGGCCTACCAAAGACAAAGAACCCGCTTGTGGAACCACAG CCTGCGAGTGGCAGGGTGAATCAGGCCTTCCACGACAGGTGAGCCTAGTGGTTGATGAGAAGAAAAGACTCCAGATTTATGGTGAAAATGGATCTCTGTTGCGGTGTCATAAATTGGGCACCCAGGACCACCTGgagattctgctgtccaatgATCGACAGAGGCGCGCCCTACTTTTGAAAATTCCCAAAGAATATGATCTG GTGTTGTTTTTTGAGGACGATGTTCAGAGGTCAGAGTTTTTGAGAAATCTACGGTGTGACCGGGAGGAAGTGACAAAAAGCTTAAGGGTGACAGAGCTGAGTGAGAGGGACCTGCTGAGTGAGGCGGTCACCAAGGAACAGCGAGACCAGATAGTGGAGACCTTCTTCAGGCACGCATTTGCAAAG ATCCTAGATATTGATAGAAGTGACGCTGGAGACCTGAGCTGTGTGTCCTCCAAGAGAACCAGAGAAGCTCTCCAGTGTGAGCTCACAGGAGCTGAGTTTGCTGATGCTTTGGGACTGAGACCTGACTCACATTTTGTGGAGTCCATGTTTTCTTTGGCAGACAAGGATGGCAATGGATACCTCTCCTTTCAAGAGTTTATTGATGTTGTCATCATCTTCATGAAAG GAACCCCAGAGGAGAAGTCCAAGCTGCTGTTCTCCATGCATGACATTAGAGAAGATGGCTTCCTGTCCAAGCAAGAGTTTTGTTCTTTACTCAG GTCTTTCTTGGAGATCTCCAGTAATATATTGTCTAAAAGCCAGGCCGACGATGCTATAGAAGCTATGCTTCAGGCTGCAGGCTTTGATAATAAAGATCACATCACATGGGAAGACTTTCATCGGTTACTGCAAGACTATGAGAATGTTCTCCAGTTTGCCCAACTTAACATCAAAG GACTGGAGACACACAGCAAGAACAGGCGGAACCTACAGCATCGCGTTTCTTTTATTAACATAGGGGAAAAAACTGA TTCCACAGCTGAGAAGGACGGAGACTTTGTGTACAGCTGCCCTGGAGATGAGGGTCAGGAACTTCGCCAAAGAAAAAA GTTGGGGCTATGCAGTCCCAAGGTGTACGTGAAGCCCCAGAGGAATCGTTATATCAGGAGCCCTGTGCAACAGAAGATCCAGGAGTTTAAACGCTTTGTAGAAAACTATCGCCGCCATATTGTGTGCCTTGTTATCATCTACGGCATCACAGCTGGTCTGGCCCTGGAAAGATGCTACT TTTATGGTTTACAGGCGGATTCTTCAGGAATCCCAGAAACCTCCATCGTAGGAATCATAGTGTCCCGAGGTTCTGCTGCTGCCATCTCCTTCCTGTTCCCCTACATGCTCCTCACAGTCTGTCGCAACCTGATAACCATGTGCAGGGAGACCTTCCTCAACAGATACGTTCCCTTCGACTCGGCCATAGACCTCCATCGTCTCATGGCAATGACGGCCATCGTCCTCACAG TTGTTCACAGTTTGGGACATGTGGTCAATATCTACATCTTCTGTGTCAGTGACCTCAGCATCCTGGCTTGCTTGTTTCCCAAAGTGTTTTCCAATAACGG GTCAGAGCTACCAGCGAAATGGACTTTCTGGTTTTTTCAAACAGTGCCAGGTAGGAAGCTAATAACTTCTTCAGTATATGTGCTGGTTAAATATTGTAGAGTAACTTTTTGGTATTTGCAGGGTTTACAGATGTGTGTGCGACTCTTCTCTCTCACAGGCCTCACAGGGATCATTCTGCTCTTCATCTTAGCCTTCATGTATGTCTTTGCCTCACAGTACTTCAGGAGAATCAGTTTCAGAGGGTTCTGGATCACACATTACCTCTATGTACTCATCTATGCCCTG ACAATGATCCATGGCAGCTTTGCCCTCCTCCAGGAACCACGTTTCCACATCTACCTGATCCCTCcagccctcctcttcctcctggacAAGCTCATCAGCCTCAGCAGGAAGAAGGTGGAGATTCCTGTGCTGAAGGCTGAGCTGCTGCCCTCAG GAGTGACCTACCTGGAGTTTAAGCGACCCCAGGGCTTTACCTACCGTTCAGGGCAGTGGGTACGGGTGGCCTGCCTGGAACTGGGCACAGACGAGTACCACCCTTTCACTTTGACCTCAGCGCCCAACGAGGAGAACCTGAGCCTGCACATTCGTGCTGTGGGACCGTGGACCAGCAAGCTGAGGGAGATCTACAACCCAGACAGACTGCATGAGCTGGGGGCCTACTCTAAA CTATATCTGGATGGGCCCTTTGGAGAAGGCCACCAGGAGTGGAAGGACTTTGAGGTGTCTGTTCTGGTGGGAGGGGGCATTGGGGTGACTCCATTTGCTTCGATATTGAAGGATCTGGTGTTCAAGACTTCAGTAAAATTCAAAGTCCAGTGTAAAAAG GTGTACTTTATCTGGGTCACACGGACCCAGCGTCAGTTTGAGTGGGTGTCTGATATCATAAGGGAAGTTGAAGAGATGGATGCTCAGGAGCTTGTGTCTGTTCACATCTATATCACTCAGCTGGCAGAGAAGTTTGATCTGCGGACCACCATGCTA tatgtgtgtgagcgcCACTTCCAGAAAGTGTGGAACAGAAGTCTTTTCACTGGTCTGCGTTCAGTCACACACTTTGGTCGCCCGCCTTTGTTGGCTTTCTTCAGCTCACTGCAAGAAGTTCATCCTGAG GTGGGAAAGATAGGTGTCTTCAGCTGTGGTCCTCCTGGCCTGACAAAGAACGTAGAGAAAGCCTGCCAGCAGATGAACAAACGTGATCAAGCACACTTCATCCACCATTTTGAGAATTTCTAG